In the Myxocyprinus asiaticus isolate MX2 ecotype Aquarium Trade chromosome 31, UBuf_Myxa_2, whole genome shotgun sequence genome, ACAGAATTGCAGCAGTCTCCTTCTTCAGCTTCTCAACAGCCACAACACATCACAGCGAATTCATGGGCAAGGTCACTTGAAAGATGATCTCAACACCTTTGGCCCTCTGGGCTCTCCTCTTTTTTCAGACAGCGAGCACTCGAACCCTGACAGTAGTCTCACAAAAGACAGCAGTGATGCTGAGAGCACTTACTCTAGTTGCTCTCCTATTGACCTGTCTCTGAAGAACAGAACACATGTACAGACACCAGTATCTACTTCATCCTCACCTGCATTGGACAGGGTCCCAGAGTCTTCGTTGAACAGGTGGACGCCTGATAGTCCACCTGTCAAAGTTCCCACAGATCACAGGGAGGTGGACGCCTGTTCAGAGATGAAACCTCATCACAAGATCACTCTTTTACAGTTACTTTTGGATCACAAAAATAATGAAAGCGTAAACAAAGGTCTAGATAATCCAGATTTGCTGCGAGCTGTAATCCCCAAGGTCACTAGTGCATCCACAAGTAGCCAGAGTGTTTTCAGTACAACTAGGTGTAAGGACACAAGTGAACTTGGCTCAAACTGTGGATTGAATTGTAGAAGCCCCAAACCCTTGCCAATGTTCTCCCAAAGCCGGGACTCGAATAGCAGTGCATCTCCATATACCCTTTATGGGTCTCCCCATTCACAGTCTGTGCCCTTGGATCTTTGTAAAGCTAAACCACCAACAAGTGATATAAGAGTTAAAGAACCAGCTTTTAGTGCTAGTAAATTGTTACAGGATTTAGCTCAGTGTGGAAAACAAACCCCAACCATTTCTCCTCCCGTGAAGGCACCTTTACCCCCTATCAAACTCATGACGCAAGAGCTGAAAGTTAACCATCCTCCAACTTTACTGGGGAGACTCACTGCACCTATTCAGAGAAATAACAACCCGTTGTGGGAAGAGGCCAAGGCAAAAACTTCAACTTTGCCTGAGGCAACACAGCATGTCGCTGAGATTGAGAATCTGCTTGAGAGACGCACAGTTCTACAGCTTCTTCTAGGGAATGCTCCTCCGAAAGAAAAGGTTAGCAGTAAACGAAAACGAGAATATGGAAAGAACAATTCTATGGAAAAACAGATAAATCAGGCAATAGACCAAGGTACAGCAAACGGTCcttcagtggacatttcattcaAAACTGAGCCAGTAGAAGGAGGTCAAATGATTGActataaaaaaatgtcaaagcaaTGCCAGAATGTAATGATAAAGCCTAGAAAAAGCACCAGTTATCTTGCTCATGAAGACATCAAGCAAGAACCATTGTCCCCAGAGGCTGTCTACAGAGATGGTCTTCTTTGTCATCTCCTAAAACAGCGGCCTTACAAAACCGTTCAGTCAAACAAGTTAGAGGACATAAACAAGGGTTGTATAAAGGAAGAATTGGTGGAAAAACAGGGACCAACAATCCCAAAGAAGCAGAAGTTTTCGGTAGAATTAGAAGATCATAACACATCAAGTCAACAGGGCAGGGATTTAGACCATTCTGATAGTGTAAACGACAAAAGTGGTTCTGCCGCTGGAGGCCTAGAGACCCAAGAGGCCAGTGACCCTTCTAGTCCCCCAGAGGCAGACGGTCCACCAGCTAGATTTCCACCATTTGAGTCTAATGAAAACAGAGGTTTCAATGTTCTAAAGCAGCTGCTGCTTTCAGACAACTGCTTAAAGGATTTGTCTCAGCCATGGGGTACATTCAGTTCATTGACACATACTGTGCTGAATGGGAATACAATCAAGCAGCCATGTATTGATGGTGAGCTTCAAAACTTTCACCAAAGTTTGAGGCCCAGCAATGCATCTTCTAAGAGAGCAAGTGGTTACAGACCTAAATCTCCCCAGGAGACAAAAACTGATAATGCCACAATAAAGGACTTGAAGGGCTCTACAAGGATGGTTAATGGAGACGATCAAACACAAAAATATGAGTCAGACTCACCTCGGTTTACCAAGACTAACCCTATTTTGTACTATATGCTCCAGAGGAGCAATGCACATCTGGTTAAAGAGGGGGAGGAGCTGGAAGCAGGCTCAAGACAAATGCAGACAAAGGTAAAAAATGAGTCATCAAGTGATACTGAGTCCTTTGAACTTTAAAACTGATCACAATTCACAGAATTACAATGGAACACCTAGTTGTGACTCCCCACGGCTAAACGGGTCATTGAAGAAATGCTAGTTTTGAGACTGAACCAGAATCTGTGCTACATATTCACACTTGCAACTTTGTTTAAAATTGGGCCATCTAGCATTTTTCCATgttaattacatttcatttagTTCACAAAGAGACCATGTAAC is a window encoding:
- the nrip1a gene encoding nuclear receptor-interacting protein 1 is translated as MTHGEEPGPETHQDSAVLTYLEGLLMHQVAGGQGAAATQSGSQEQRNKEGTGHAQANYGTQKEKNQKNSHCGASQHLKKARLLNSEAWTENEIQQRSAPPVPLNGQNEDHHGGQNGSSQNKGESTLLASLLQSFSSRLQNVTLSQQIIQGLRPQDAACQVSKPAQEERANGPCHRPASSHLKGLVSKNKIKNHSNSVPYQRRRSSQESFSESPKARKRSTPSPSPESFSCTERLKAVANLVNIRSSPAPSPKPSVVCSQLALLLSSEAHLQQYSREHALKAQLSGRAASERLSAMATQQTQDKKQSTTSSQTHGLSLLHTQNGIPSQMSTSSSRQSPSLTSGQKRPEGSMQTGHHFRERRPFEKQGRPSQNCSSLLLQLLNSHNTSQRIHGQGHLKDDLNTFGPLGSPLFSDSEHSNPDSSLTKDSSDAESTYSSCSPIDLSLKNRTHVQTPVSTSSSPALDRVPESSLNRWTPDSPPVKVPTDHREVDACSEMKPHHKITLLQLLLDHKNNESVNKGLDNPDLLRAVIPKVTSASTSSQSVFSTTRCKDTSELGSNCGLNCRSPKPLPMFSQSRDSNSSASPYTLYGSPHSQSVPLDLCKAKPPTSDIRVKEPAFSASKLLQDLAQCGKQTPTISPPVKAPLPPIKLMTQELKVNHPPTLLGRLTAPIQRNNNPLWEEAKAKTSTLPEATQHVAEIENLLERRTVLQLLLGNAPPKEKVSSKRKREYGKNNSMEKQINQAIDQGTANGPSVDISFKTEPVEGGQMIDYKKMSKQCQNVMIKPRKSTSYLAHEDIKQEPLSPEAVYRDGLLCHLLKQRPYKTVQSNKLEDINKGCIKEELVEKQGPTIPKKQKFSVELEDHNTSSQQGRDLDHSDSVNDKSGSAAGGLETQEASDPSSPPEADGPPARFPPFESNENRGFNVLKQLLLSDNCLKDLSQPWGTFSSLTHTVLNGNTIKQPCIDGELQNFHQSLRPSNASSKRASGYRPKSPQETKTDNATIKDLKGSTRMVNGDDQTQKYESDSPRFTKTNPILYYMLQRSNAHLVKEGEELEAGSRQMQTKVKNESSSDTESFEL